The Cutaneotrichosporon cavernicola HIS019 DNA, chromosome: 3 region TTACTGGGACAGCTACTGGATTCTGCAGGGCCTTCTCGCAAGCGAACTGGACAACTATGCCTGGAATCTTCTGCAGAACTTTATGGACCTCGTCGATACTATCGGGTTCATTCCGAATGGCGGGCGAAAGTATTACCTCAACCGAAGCCAGATGCCCGTCTTCGCACAGATGGTACACACGTACGTCACTAAAACGGGGAATACGACTGTACTCGACCGCGCTCTGCcactcctcgacgcggaACTGCAGTGGTGGGACATGAACCGCACGACGAATGTTACGAGCCCGTTCTCCAATGTAACGCATAAAGTGGCCCACTTTGCCGTAAACAATAGTGCGCCTAGGCCCGAAGGATTCGTCGAGGATCACGAGGCGGCTTTCGGCACTTCCCAGAGTCCCCAGAACTTCACCGAGCAGCAGAGGAGCGACCTgtacgccgagctcgctaGCGGTGCCGAATCGGGATGGGACTATTCGTCGAGGTGGTGCCGCGAGCCAATGCTCAATGAGACGGATAACAACGTCGTCCTCCGCACCCTTAATGTTCGCGGGATCATCCCCGTCGACCTTACAGCTCTCCTCGCGAGTAACCACTACCTCGTTGCCGAGCTGTATGAGATGCGGGCTGGTAACGGGTCTGGTGGGCCTGTGACCGTCTCTgcctcacctcctcctcccacgaCCGTTCCTAACACTGCGACGCCCAGCCACGGCACGCCACCTGCCCAGTCGCCCTCAGCTCAGTCCCCTCCCGCCAACTCTTCAGCAACCCTGTCCACGCCTGCGGAGTCACCCGCGAAGCGGACAGCGGTGCCCACACTCCCTGGTGGCAATAGCACCCTGGTGCCGAGCATGTCACCGTTGTCTtctcccccgcctccaaATGCTACTACCAGCACTGGTGGAACCAGCGGCGGCACTGGCGGATCACCTGCCGACAAAGCCGCCGGCCACCGCGCAAAGGGGGACGCGTATAAGGCCGCCGTGCTCGACCTGCACTgggacgccgagcgcgcctACTTCTACGACTACAATATCAGTGCGAACGCTCACTCGTCGGTCTACTCGCCCGCCGGGCTGTGGCCGCTCTGGCTGAACATCACGCCCGAGGGATTGGAGGGGAACGAGACGATGGCCCTCAAGATTGCCAGTGGCCAACGCTTCATCCTTGGGAACTATGCTGGAGTACCCTCTGTCGCAAGTCTCCTCCAGACCGGCCTAAACTGGGACTTCCCGAATGTATGGCCTCCGCATGTCTACACCACAATCAAGGCCTTTGAGActctcgaccgcctcgtgCCCAACGCGTCGACCTTTGACGCAATCGGTATCCCTTTCGACCAAGTTGCGCCGAACCAGTTCAACCTCGACCAAACCGCTCTCCCCGAGCAGCCGGCAGCCACGATCGGCAACACCTCCCTCTTCACCAACGTCACCGAGCCCTGGCCGAAACAGATGGCCATCGAAATCGCGCACAGGTACATGACTGACGCGTTCTGTTCGTGGTACAGCACGGGCGGAGCGATCCCGGGCATTCTCCAACAACTCCCTCTTTCCGACCTGAACGCAACGGGCACCTGGACGCCCGACCAGGCCGGGCACATGTTCGAAAAGTTCAACGTGACTGACCCGGACGCGGCGGGTGGGGGCGGTGAATACACGGTCCAGATTGGGTTTGGGTGGACGAACGGTGTAGTTCTCTGGACGGCTGGGAGGTATGGGGAGTTCCTCCCCGCCCCGACGTGTCCCCTTATCCCGATTGTGGAGAATGGTAATGGTACCGCTGGCGGCAACGGCACCGGTGTGGGAACGAACCACACCACCCCAGGCGCTGGCATGAACGGCACCACTCCAGGCGCCGGCATGAACGCCACACAAGCCATGTTCCGCGGCTACCGTATCCCACGCAAGTAAGAGCAAACTCTAAAGTAATGCAGCGTTTCAGAAGTTTGGCGGAGTCGACGGAGAATTACAGCCCTGGAGACGCAATGAGGCGGCGCACTGatccctccctcccattCTTACTCTTACGATTCGTTTGACTGTGTTTCTACGACGAGAGTGATCGCGCCTGACTTTCATTACGATGGACTTTTGCCGTAATCGCCGATGATCCCAGCCTTCTTTTGAGTCAATCGCTCGCCATCTTGGACCGAGCGGCGCGCAGACCTCTTGTAACCTCGTGTAAACTCTTTTGTCCCAAAGGAGGTCATAGTGTCAGAAGAGCCGCCGGGGCTCTGGACCCCACCTGCGCTTGGACCCACCCATCGTCACTCTGGCTGAATGGCCGATCTTTATCCCTCCAGCCATCCTCAACACTACCAATACTACCAATACTACCACTTACAAGTCCAAAGACATGTTCACGCACGTCCGAGCAACATACCTCACTCCCCACACGCCACCAGCCACCCCCTGCGCACGACTGTCGTCGTAACGGACCTGCGGGGGTCCAAGCGGGACTAACATGTCAAGTGAGAGGTCAACAACGTGTAGCAGTGGGTagagtgggaggaggtggaaTGTGAGTACTTGCAAAGTAATGCAAAATAGGAAATCACTCGCGTCCAAGTTGCAACAGACTGTTACTACTTATTCTTCACACCATCTCCATTTCCATCGCCATCTTAccaccttcttcctcccctttcccctcctcttctcccctTTCCAttctccttcctcttcctctttcTCCACCTACCTCACCTTATaccctcccttcccctcccctcacTTCACCGAAACCCCCTTCCCTTCGCAACGCCGCCACGCTCCCAGCCCACACCAAGTCCGTGGATCGCTACGACGCCAACGCCTCACGACTTTACGACCCTCGAACGCCGAGAagccccaaccccaaccaccATTCCATCACAGAGGTCCGCTGCTAGCCAGTACCTCAACATCCCATACCACCTTCTCAGCGGTGAGTATTTGTCATctccccccttcctccccaaATGTTTGGTGTTTGTGATGCTGATCGGATCCACAGATCAACCCTCGCCTGTAGCCGGCAGCGCCCCGACTTGACCGCCAGGCTTCATCTTGACGACGCCGCTAGCTCCCTCTTCGTTGCCTACCCCAATCGCTCATCGCCAAGCAGGCAACAGCCCACACTCTCACGCCTTCCCACCTTGTGATACGAGACCGAGCACAACATCAGCCTCAACATCCAGATTGCTCCAGAGCCCATGACTAGCTACGAGTGAATACCACCTCACGACTTCACCAAGATCCCCCAGCCCAGTCCAGTCCAGTGTCTACCTCGCCCAACTATACCCATAGCGGTCAACACCCAAGAGTATCTCCGCTCCCCTACTACCCCCTGTTACGACCAACGATCCCACGACTTACGACTCACGACCCACGTCTTCATTCACGACCTCCCACGTCCTACGAACTCAAAATGTCCACCGGCCGCCACATCGCCCCGGACcggcgctcggcgttcCACTCCCTGCGCAAGATGCCCTCGACGCTCTTCCGCAACAACAAGCCCGACGACTCCCTCTCCCAAAAGAACCcacgtcgccgcggcgccctcgccagCTTCCTTGGCCGCAAGTCGCCCGTTGAGAAGACCCCTCAGAACAAGCAACGGCCCAGCTGCGGACCTGATCCTTTCGTCCGTCCCGAGGGTGTGCCGAGCGTGCGGCATCACTCGCCGCAGCCTCCTTTTggctccacctcgtccccTGGCCCGTCCCGCTACCGTACTACCTCCATTCGCAGCCAAACCCCCGACTCGATGCGCGTCTTCCACACTGTCCacatcgacgacgtggaCTCCCTCGACGACCCTCTCATTGACGAGTGAGTACCCGCTTGGCACCGCTGACTACAGCGATGGTACGAGGCTCAGTGTGCTTGAGAAGGCAGCCCGCGTCCCTCTTAACAGCGACAAGCTCCCTATGCGCCGCACCTCGCTTGCCTTTCGTCCCAAGACTCCACAGCTTACTGTCCTCGCTGAGACCTATGGGCCTGAGCAGCCCACAGTCCTGCCCTCCTTCCCAACGCCGGAGCCAGAGGTTCCACCCAAAGTCCAGCCCCGTCTTAAAAAGGAAAAGGCCCGTTCGCGTGTCTGGGGGGTCTTCTCTTCCAAGCGTATTTCGAAGTCCAAGGCGGCCTCACAGTGTAAGTCCTCAGCATCGATCTTGCTGACATCCAGCACCACCATCACAACGGTCGTGGTACGACTCGGTGTCCCAGCCCTCGAACCGAGTCACCGTGTCTCAGccctccaaccccactGTGCAGTCCTCCATTCGCACGCCGGTCGCGCAAGCAGCCAGCCGCCCGTCGCTGGCCAACACGATGGGCCGCACTTCAATATCGAAGTCAAGTTGCCCGACCACTCAGTTCCGGCCACCCACGCTACACATCACGCACCCTTCACAGGATGGAGATCTTTCCCCATCCATTCCACTTCGGCGCTTCGTTAACGACCCCGACTCGCCCTTCATCGCTAGGAACAAGCCGGCACCCTCCCAGCCCACCAGCATCCTCGTGAACCGGCAGGGGATCGAGACTGCCTCACGGCACTTGACATCGTCTGCCACCAACCGCAAGTCACTTCCGAAACGCAAGAGCCTCGCTGGACTCTTCGGTATCTCCTTGAAGAGGAGTATCGACCGGTTGCGTCCGGCCTCACCTGCTCCGGCGATGTGTGATCCTTCGACTCCTTCGCGCATGTCCATCGCGGCCAACATAAGGGACGACACCAGTCCCGACACCTTGGCGTTCTACAGCCGTCAGGGCACTCGCTCCGGCTTCAACGGGCATGGTAACCTACTACACCCAGACGGTGAGCAGCTCACGGAGTCCAACAGGCTGATATCAGCACACATACACGATGTCACATCCGCAACAAACCATCTCCAGGACCTTGTCGACAGCATGGACGCAAGCTTCTCCCTCTGCAAGCACCGTGGCGAGCCGGGTACGCCCACTCCGCTCCGTCGTGCGCGCTCCGGGGCCTTCAAGCCGGCGGCAAGACCAACTCGTCCCGTCTCTCGCTCAGGTCGCGCCTCGGCACCCCCCGCCAGCCCCTCCAAAGCCTTTGCCCACTCCATCAGCCGGGTGCTTGACAGCCACTCCCGTCCGACAACGCCGGTTAAGTCCCCCGTCAAGTCGATCGTCCAGAGCTTCCGCGACAGCATCAGCAAATCCCCGGCCCGCCATTCCGTGATCTcgtcccacctcccccgcccCGACAGCATGGCCAGCGACATGTCTGAGACGTCGGTGGCGGCGTCTAGTTACGCACCGCCCAGTCCTAGCCAAGGACTCGATACCTCATGCAACTTCAAGGACAGCCCATCACCCCAGTCGATGCGCTCAGTGGAGCCTGATGCTCTCACCCAGCCGCCCTCTGCGTTCTCGTTCAGCCATACCCGCATCGGCTCTCGACCCCCCATCTTAGACCTCGACTTTGGCAGCCAACCAAGCTCGATGTTCAGTGACATGCTCGGGCAGTTCAGATCGTCCAAGTCGAGCCGCGGGAGTGGCCGGTCGGTCAACCAAAGCACCCGCAGCTCGAACCGCACCACGTTCGACTTCGCTGCCGAGTTCGCGGCCCTAACCGCCTCTCGGGACAGCACCCAGTCCGTCGGCGACACTTTGGACATTGCCCGCTCAATCGAGTTCTCGACCGATTCGCCACAcgctgcgctcgcccagctcgaggaggtgctcgagTCGCGCAAGAACAGCGTCGAGACGCTCCGTGGGCGCGAACGGCTCTCCAACCCGCCTTTCCAGGGACGCATTGAGTTCCAGATGGGAGTGCGTGCTCGCAACATCTCGCGTCCGTCACCTGGCCCACCTCCGCCGTTCGCTCTCCCACCCACTCCCGAGGGTCCACTCGACATCGACCACCGGAAACAGCCTTCTGCCATCAGCTTCGCGTCCATGTCAAGTCTTGGCGCGCCTCTCGCACACATTGACCGCGGTCACGTCAACTACTTCGAGCAAGTATTTGCCACTGGCACCGTTCCACCACCACTTCCATCTCTCCCATCCATTGGCCGGCGCATGAACATgagccaccaccgccgcatGTCGTCTGAGATCTCGGTCAGTTCTTTCATGTCCGCCGAGAGCTCCATATTCCACACCCACGGTCgcgagtcgtcgtctggcAGCATTGTCGGTCGGTCGGATTGGGCGTCTCAGcgccgcgcctcgcgcgacagcgaggCGATGGCGCGTCTTGGATCTATCGCCCGCCTCGGACGTCCTGGTCTTGGCGAGCGCATGTTCGAGGGAGTCGACGATTCCAGTATCGTTGACTCCGGCACGGTGGAGTCAGAGACGGGCTACTCCATCGTCGCGAGTCCCACCTT contains the following coding sequences:
- a CDS encoding uncharacterized protein (Trehalase), with protein sequence MLLIYLLVGHAAAQMAEGPQAPPQVQSPTFTAPIASMPLTLSTPVVSGPTSSPAGTGGTQTTVSTAVPSVSGSPDTPVPGQDTVPPIQWWCADNATYCPGRLLQDVQLAGVFPDSKTFVDKPTNGSLNDTLNAFAALGNNVTVGQIATFASDWFKGEGLELEPVEIQGFNPKPAILSNVTDPLYRAWVSVVHGYWTLLIRATNESALCQPGPTGCSSSLIPLNYTIVVPGGRYREVYYWDSYWILQGLLASELDNYAWNLLQNFMDLVDTIGFIPNGGRKYYLNRSQMPVFAQMVHTYVTKTGNTTVLDRALPLLDAELQWWDMNRTTNVTSPFSNVTHKVAHFAVNNSAPRPEGFVEDHEAAFGTSQSPQNFTEQQRSDLYAELASGAESGWDYSSRWCREPMLNETDNNVVLRTLNVRGIIPVDLTALLASNHYLVAELYEMRAGNGSGGPVTVSASPPPPTTVPNTATPSHGTPPAQSPSAQSPPANSSATLSTPAESPAKRTAVPTLPGGNSTLVPSMSPLSSPPPPNATTSTGGTSGGTGGSPADKAAGHRAKGDAYKAAVLDLHWDAERAYFYDYNISANAHSSVYSPAGLWPLWLNITPEGLEGNETMALKIASGQRFILGNYAGVPSVASLLQTGLNWDFPNVWPPHVYTTIKAFETLDRLVPNASTFDAIGIPFDQVAPNQFNLDQTALPEQPAATIGNTSLFTNVTEPWPKQMAIEIAHRYMTDAFCSWYSTGGAIPGILQQLPLSDLNATGTWTPDQAGHMFEKFNVTDPDAAGGGGEYTVQIGFGWTNGVVLWTAGRYGEFLPAPTCPLIPIVENGNGTAGGNGTGVGTNHTTPGAGMNGTTPGAGMNATQAMFRGYRIPRK